One region of Fusarium oxysporum f. sp. lycopersici 4287 chromosome 14, whole genome shotgun sequence genomic DNA includes:
- a CDS encoding hypothetical protein (At least one base has a quality score < 10): MKFPWCRLQFSPQHVFVHTKGIGDELLYGAGRKADEVICRRIDCRNERMKLWPRTAVVREITDSHELNKCLQRCFVIDGMSQSFFSFCQLLCSMHLAGLGESILNETVTPFFNRMFMGFQLNAVYLEQMIPKGR, from the coding sequence ATGAAGTTTCCATGGTGTAGACTGCAATTTTCTCCGCAACATGTCTTTGTGCACACAAAAGGAATTGGAGACGAGCTTCTGTATGGAGCCGGGAGAAAGGCTGATGAGGTCATCTGCCGCAGGATTGACTGCAGAAATGAGCGCATGAAGCTCTGGCCAAGAACTGCAGTTGTAAGAGAGATTACGGACAGTCACGAGCTGAATAAGTGCCTCCAACGCTGCTTTGTGATTGATGGCATGTCTCAGAGTTTCTTCTCGTTTTGCCAGTTGCTTTGCAGCATGCACCTCGCCGGCCTTGGCGAAAGTATCCTGAATGAGACAGTCACGCCGTTTTTTAATCGGATGTTCATGGGCTTCCAGCTCAATGCCGTGTATCTTGAGCAGATGATTCCGAAAGGTCGTTGA